The Streptomyces sp. Alt3 genome has a segment encoding these proteins:
- a CDS encoding helix-turn-helix transcriptional regulator encodes MRAVRRAADVSQADVASALGAADSTVAGWESGATTPDQEKLPALARVLNRGLDDLFPREGLPDLTDLRCDAGLYRYETRAVIGTKSDGPVAGAEQGVRRLKDRYVPLLAAAYGVTEDELKRAQDRSFGEADEDAAEAEKVPETLAEKITLLLERSYPGRSAPGDQEIADSVNAYAGSQVTSAEDIEALRTGGDDAPVPVVLEGLANFFDVSKLYFEPNESVARQVYEGLRLMSAAKQGKVGRVRARGLSAEGLPADVLSILNDLASELDKKAGPSTNN; translated from the coding sequence GTGCGTGCGGTACGTCGAGCCGCCGACGTCTCGCAGGCCGACGTGGCGTCCGCCCTCGGTGCTGCGGACTCGACCGTGGCGGGGTGGGAGTCGGGAGCGACGACACCCGATCAGGAGAAGTTGCCTGCTCTCGCCAGGGTGCTGAACCGGGGTCTGGACGACCTGTTCCCGCGCGAGGGCTTGCCCGATCTGACCGACCTACGGTGCGACGCTGGCCTCTACCGGTACGAGACGCGGGCGGTCATCGGAACCAAGAGCGATGGGCCGGTGGCTGGAGCTGAGCAGGGCGTACGACGGCTCAAGGACCGGTACGTCCCTCTCCTGGCGGCTGCATATGGGGTGACCGAGGACGAGCTGAAGCGCGCCCAGGACCGGTCTTTCGGAGAGGCTGACGAGGACGCCGCCGAGGCCGAGAAGGTGCCGGAGACGCTGGCAGAGAAGATCACTCTCCTGCTGGAGCGCTCCTATCCGGGCAGAAGCGCTCCGGGGGATCAGGAGATCGCGGACTCGGTGAACGCCTACGCGGGCTCCCAGGTCACATCGGCCGAGGACATCGAGGCCCTGCGGACGGGTGGAGATGACGCACCGGTGCCCGTGGTCCTCGAAGGTCTGGCCAACTTCTTCGATGTCTCCAAGCTGTACTTCGAGCCGAACGAGTCCGTCGCCCGGCAGGTCTATGAAGGACTCCGCCTCATGTCGGCGGCCAAGCAGGGCAAGGTGGGCCGAGTCCGGGCCCGCGGACTGAGCGCCGAGGGCCTGCCGGCCGATGTCCTCTCGATCCTGAACGACCTCGCCAGCGAGCTGGACAAGAAGGCCGGCCCAAGCACCAACAACTAG
- a CDS encoding WhiB family transcriptional regulator, which produces MSTDISSLIKAVHQGNWLPLLEESKRAPGKHWAESARCANQDINMFVPLADGPREDPDVVKAKLGISLNRPRNFCASCPVAVAARCLVESLKDDDEYGIRGGLLASERSELRRAWQDRDTEKAVEGALRGCTSPLTKPARDAVIARFATDPSLDAAAVARGLGVTHEYLLKLARRYRKSQAGQGTPLLHVVAA; this is translated from the coding sequence ATGAGCACTGACATATCCAGCCTTATCAAGGCTGTGCACCAGGGAAACTGGCTGCCCCTCCTGGAGGAGTCGAAGAGAGCTCCGGGTAAGCACTGGGCCGAATCTGCCCGATGCGCCAACCAGGACATCAACATGTTCGTCCCTCTCGCAGACGGCCCGCGGGAAGACCCCGACGTGGTGAAAGCCAAGTTGGGAATCTCCCTCAATCGTCCTCGCAATTTCTGCGCGTCATGCCCTGTGGCCGTCGCTGCCCGGTGCCTGGTGGAATCCCTCAAGGATGACGACGAGTACGGCATTCGGGGCGGCCTTCTGGCTTCGGAGCGCTCAGAGTTGCGGCGTGCTTGGCAAGACCGGGACACCGAGAAAGCCGTAGAAGGCGCCCTTAGAGGGTGCACCTCACCTCTGACAAAGCCCGCCCGGGACGCGGTGATTGCGCGGTTCGCCACTGATCCCTCACTGGACGCTGCCGCCGTCGCCCGCGGGCTTGGCGTGACGCACGAGTATCTGCTGAAACTCGCCCGTCGCTACCGAAAGTCTCAGGCCGGGCAGGGCACGCCCCTGCTCCACGTCGTAGCTGCCTGA
- a CDS encoding amidohydrolase family protein, translating into MLITGGRVLVDSGTYLEDGAVLIEGDSISAVGPRKEIEERAGADVPRFEFGGTVLPGLIDAHVHLAFDGGPDPVSTLQGSTDEALFEDMRRRSEQLLRSGVTTVRDLGDRGGLALRLAAEISDRRTPGPRIVSAGTPATTVGGHCHFLGGEVSGETEIRELVRRNLAAGAGVIKAMVTGGGLTKDGPRSHQSQFTAEELAALVEEAHKAGVPVAAHAHGADGIASAVEAGVDTIEHCTWMSSDGLDFRPDVVQQIIAKDITVCPAVSPHWQMLPRFFGEERANAMFDLVRQMADAGVRLIAGTDAGVQRAGFDGLAQALSFYSHLGLSNASIIDMATSQAAAALGLGEITGKVAPGFRADLLLVDGDPLADLSALSGVQTVFASGVRHEPNSTGQ; encoded by the coding sequence ATGCTGATTACCGGTGGACGAGTGCTCGTCGACTCGGGGACCTATCTGGAAGACGGTGCCGTTCTCATCGAGGGCGACTCGATCTCTGCCGTCGGGCCGCGCAAGGAGATCGAGGAGCGGGCCGGGGCCGACGTGCCTCGATTCGAGTTCGGCGGAACCGTGCTGCCGGGGCTCATCGACGCTCACGTTCACCTGGCCTTCGATGGCGGGCCGGACCCTGTGTCCACCCTCCAGGGCTCGACGGATGAAGCCCTGTTCGAGGACATGCGGCGGCGCAGCGAACAGCTCCTGCGCAGTGGCGTTACCACCGTCCGCGATCTCGGCGACCGCGGCGGACTGGCGCTTCGTCTGGCTGCGGAGATCAGCGATCGGCGCACACCAGGACCGAGGATCGTCTCCGCGGGCACCCCGGCCACCACCGTGGGCGGACACTGCCACTTCCTCGGCGGCGAAGTCTCCGGCGAAACCGAGATCCGCGAGCTCGTACGGCGCAACCTCGCGGCCGGGGCAGGCGTCATCAAGGCAATGGTCACCGGCGGCGGTCTCACGAAGGACGGCCCCAGGAGCCATCAGTCACAGTTCACGGCGGAGGAACTGGCCGCCCTTGTGGAGGAAGCCCACAAAGCGGGCGTCCCTGTCGCGGCCCACGCGCACGGTGCCGACGGCATCGCCTCAGCCGTAGAGGCCGGCGTCGACACCATCGAGCACTGCACTTGGATGTCGAGCGATGGCCTGGACTTCCGGCCCGACGTGGTTCAGCAGATCATCGCGAAGGACATCACCGTCTGCCCTGCCGTAAGCCCGCACTGGCAGATGCTCCCGCGCTTCTTCGGCGAGGAGCGCGCCAACGCGATGTTCGACCTGGTGCGGCAGATGGCCGACGCCGGAGTCCGCCTGATCGCGGGGACAGATGCAGGCGTACAGCGTGCCGGCTTCGACGGGCTTGCTCAGGCCCTGTCGTTCTACTCGCACCTGGGGCTGTCGAACGCCTCGATCATCGACATGGCGACGTCGCAAGCGGCTGCTGCCCTGGGCCTGGGCGAGATCACGGGGAAGGTCGCTCCCGGCTTCCGAGCGGATCTCCTCCTGGTGGACGGTGACCCGCTCGCGGATCTCTCCGCACTGAGCGGAGTCCAAACCGTGTTCGCCTCCGGTGTGCGCCACGAACCGAACAGCACGGGACAGTAA
- a CDS encoding ATP-binding protein encodes MAEPERAGSARSMRAMERILAAKGLQAVPDVNPADEAPEENPGDREWHCRARADYAVSRWQRATPPRFRDAEATLPEVVSWADRALTDNAAAGALLLTGLTGTGKTHQAYGALRRIAAGGPDRFELIAVNSADMYGNLRPSQVMGAAEHELQRLSRVQYLLLDDLGTAKTSEWTEEVTYRLINFRYNHCLPTIITSNLPARDENGPDLSDFVGARVASRLAEMVTTLVPMIGADRRRGGRAA; translated from the coding sequence ATGGCAGAGCCGGAACGCGCGGGCAGCGCCAGGTCGATGCGCGCAATGGAACGAATACTCGCTGCGAAAGGACTTCAGGCCGTGCCGGACGTCAACCCCGCCGACGAGGCACCGGAAGAGAACCCGGGAGACCGCGAGTGGCACTGCCGGGCTCGGGCCGACTACGCCGTGAGCCGCTGGCAGCGGGCAACCCCTCCCCGCTTCCGTGATGCTGAGGCCACGCTGCCGGAGGTCGTCAGCTGGGCGGACCGGGCACTCACGGACAACGCTGCCGCTGGCGCTCTGCTCCTCACCGGTCTCACGGGGACGGGCAAGACGCACCAGGCGTACGGGGCCTTGCGGAGGATCGCGGCCGGCGGACCGGACCGGTTCGAGCTGATCGCCGTGAACTCAGCGGACATGTACGGCAACCTGCGCCCGTCACAGGTCATGGGGGCAGCAGAACACGAGCTGCAACGGCTCAGCCGGGTTCAGTACCTGCTCCTCGATGACCTCGGCACGGCGAAGACCTCGGAATGGACCGAAGAGGTCACGTACCGGCTGATCAACTTCAGGTACAACCACTGCTTGCCAACGATCATCACGTCCAACCTTCCGGCCCGTGATGAGAACGGCCCGGACCTGAGCGACTTCGTCGGGGCCCGCGTAGCGAGCCGTCTGGCCGAGATGGTCACGACCCTCGTGCCGATGATCGGCGCCGATCGGCGCCGTGGTGGGAGGGCGGCGTAA
- a CDS encoding DUF4326 domain-containing protein: protein MPVRLRGASRDAAALSTACAYVGPRSRYANPFTAGVRSPLGPPMDAAESVDLFAATLRGPVGRHYAARFARVLRGLDLMCTCPLDAPCHADVLLRLANEPGGSTAPCTTDLLEGP, encoded by the coding sequence ATGCCCGTCCGCCTCCGCGGAGCCTCCCGCGACGCCGCAGCGCTGTCCACAGCCTGTGCATACGTCGGTCCTCGCAGCCGGTACGCGAACCCGTTCACAGCCGGGGTGCGGTCCCCGCTCGGTCCTCCGATGGACGCTGCGGAGTCGGTGGACCTCTTCGCCGCCACGCTCCGGGGCCCGGTCGGACGTCACTACGCCGCCCGCTTCGCCCGAGTCCTGCGCGGGCTCGACTTGATGTGCACATGCCCCCTTGACGCTCCGTGCCACGCGGACGTTCTCCTCCGCCTCGCCAATGAGCCCGGCGGCAGCACCGCACCCTGCACTACCGATCTTCTGGAAGGCCCCTGA
- a CDS encoding MAB_1171c family putative transporter, producing the protein MELLLLGLLTALVWKLYQWKRSPHDAPLRAVTLCLLCAALSYPVAMPGGASGVDTVAGHGTAKLIQNVLLLLTVYFLMCFYLYSAADEEAGRRRARKEAVLVGIVAVAITVAAVSVPHEVFAGSFSTADMTIPQIAFFYGGAGLYLMYALGMAFRWTRQYARMSRRPHSTGLWMTAVGLGAMAVACAIRAVIVAVRSADVDVPHPLMVAVAFLLVASILLFAAGVTYSGARARISSLRLWLRHRRDHRRLSPLWELLAEAYPDNVLRPASPAPLDRWRARGVHRRYHRRIMECRDGLVDISPYLLDEGDDSTVLNLDSAELAARLRRASARIEKGVPAPRRAVPLAMALGSDRESDVKQLIAVSDELRAAA; encoded by the coding sequence GTGGAACTCCTGCTCCTGGGGCTCCTGACCGCACTGGTCTGGAAGCTCTACCAGTGGAAGCGAAGCCCGCATGACGCACCTCTTCGCGCGGTCACCCTCTGCCTGCTCTGCGCTGCGCTCTCGTATCCCGTAGCGATGCCCGGCGGTGCGTCCGGAGTCGACACCGTCGCCGGCCACGGCACGGCGAAGCTGATCCAGAACGTGCTGCTGCTCCTGACGGTCTACTTCCTCATGTGCTTCTACCTCTACTCCGCCGCTGACGAAGAAGCGGGACGTCGGCGGGCACGCAAGGAAGCCGTACTCGTCGGAATCGTCGCAGTCGCGATCACCGTGGCTGCGGTATCGGTGCCACACGAGGTCTTCGCCGGCAGCTTCAGCACAGCCGACATGACGATTCCCCAGATCGCCTTCTTCTACGGCGGCGCTGGCCTCTACCTCATGTACGCCCTCGGCATGGCGTTCCGGTGGACTCGCCAATACGCCCGCATGTCCCGACGCCCGCACTCCACCGGGCTCTGGATGACCGCCGTCGGCCTGGGAGCGATGGCCGTAGCGTGCGCGATTCGAGCCGTCATCGTCGCCGTCCGCTCAGCAGATGTGGACGTGCCACACCCCCTTATGGTGGCCGTGGCCTTCCTCTTGGTCGCATCAATCCTGCTGTTCGCCGCAGGTGTCACCTACTCCGGAGCCCGAGCGCGAATCTCCTCCCTACGACTCTGGCTTCGACACCGGCGTGATCATCGTCGCCTCTCGCCTCTGTGGGAGCTGCTGGCGGAGGCATATCCGGACAACGTGCTGAGGCCGGCATCCCCTGCTCCACTGGACCGATGGCGGGCCCGTGGCGTGCACCGGCGCTACCACCGCCGCATCATGGAGTGCCGCGACGGCCTGGTGGACATCAGCCCGTACCTGCTGGACGAGGGTGACGACAGCACAGTCCTCAACCTCGACTCCGCCGAGCTTGCCGCCCGTCTCCGCCGGGCCTCCGCTCGGATCGAGAAGGGAGTCCCCGCGCCCCGCCGCGCGGTCCCACTCGCGATGGCGCTGGGGAGCGACCGCGAGTCGGATGTGAAACAACTGATTGCGGTATCCGACGAACTGCGCGCAGCCGCATGA
- a CDS encoding transcriptional regulator, producing the protein MSPTTGCNPKVEIPSGPAERLAAQLSSMLPEAAVVQVRLQGPRTLWPHLGLTAVNARGRTLRVPRAKALTIARWIIRSFPQAGWAASGGHAFDLRTAELRGLEA; encoded by the coding sequence ATGTCCCCTACTACGGGCTGCAACCCGAAGGTGGAGATCCCTTCGGGCCCGGCCGAACGGCTGGCGGCGCAACTGTCGTCCATGCTGCCGGAAGCCGCTGTCGTACAAGTTCGACTTCAGGGGCCTCGAACCCTGTGGCCCCACCTCGGGCTGACCGCCGTGAACGCCCGTGGACGAACCCTTCGTGTCCCTCGGGCGAAGGCGCTGACCATCGCCCGGTGGATCATTCGCTCGTTCCCCCAGGCCGGATGGGCGGCCTCCGGCGGGCATGCCTTCGACCTGCGGACCGCCGAACTGCGCGGGCTGGAGGCGTGA
- a CDS encoding DUF6195 family protein: MSHPIMLAAAKHLTTAKERRKTAREAAFRTWGPRSITAASKYARTLLGDAAVTLDWEVLGLLSFEEHLQAFASLDTTGGQHLELYYTDQGGAERISLRVSCVSCPSQHVHEVTSLEQLGQLLSQTPAWQDISPRDGGNL, from the coding sequence ATGAGTCACCCGATCATGCTTGCTGCGGCCAAGCACCTCACCACCGCAAAGGAGCGGCGCAAGACCGCTCGGGAGGCCGCGTTCCGCACCTGGGGTCCGAGGTCGATCACCGCAGCGTCCAAGTACGCACGCACCCTCCTGGGGGACGCCGCAGTCACGCTCGACTGGGAGGTACTGGGGCTTCTCAGCTTCGAGGAACACCTGCAAGCCTTCGCGTCGCTCGACACGACCGGGGGCCAGCACCTGGAGCTGTACTACACCGATCAGGGCGGCGCGGAACGAATCTCGCTGCGGGTGTCGTGCGTGAGCTGCCCGAGTCAGCACGTGCACGAGGTCACGTCTTTGGAACAGCTCGGACAGCTCCTCTCGCAGACCCCTGCCTGGCAGGACATCAGCCCGCGCGACGGGGGCAACCTCTGA
- a CDS encoding helix-turn-helix domain-containing protein, whose protein sequence is MAAVAPANAGPAVDLQGLAAMVGLLAQAGGLDALLGSQATESRDKRLHIGYSEAAERLNIPEKWLRERISTLPHRKFGKFVQFTEDDLHAISDMHFVSPGARTQRDDESVLMALQPSKRSRKRS, encoded by the coding sequence ATGGCGGCCGTGGCACCGGCGAACGCGGGCCCGGCCGTGGACTTGCAGGGACTCGCGGCCATGGTCGGTCTCTTGGCTCAGGCCGGCGGCCTGGACGCCTTGTTGGGCAGTCAGGCTACGGAGTCCCGCGACAAGCGTCTGCACATCGGGTACAGCGAAGCCGCTGAACGGTTGAACATTCCCGAGAAGTGGCTTCGTGAGCGTATATCGACGCTCCCGCACCGGAAGTTCGGGAAATTCGTGCAGTTCACGGAGGACGACCTCCACGCGATTTCCGATATGCACTTCGTCAGCCCTGGCGCAAGGACCCAGAGGGATGACGAGTCGGTACTGATGGCGCTTCAGCCGTCCAAGCGCTCTCGTAAGCGTTCCTGA